From the Bombus pascuorum chromosome 7, iyBomPasc1.1, whole genome shotgun sequence genome, one window contains:
- the LOC132909297 gene encoding protein sister of odd and bowel — protein sequence MDLTEAFAPGGGGEDLPKTDFFDFVVSPPPHCASTDGVSDEESFLHRTTCRSIGYLQQGHEEHETNRELHSSPFIKETNNNTLTALPPVSTITGSLSHHHHHHHVRTHHSACNVQQSNEQTPMDQSDCDYWGTDESKEQTCNILLEDLNKYCWSAHANAQSHGNDNVSVHQGSNEHHQGVGRGCSANDRQNTDGAIYTLTVLNNEANSMDALDCCKSPAPTSSDSWSLRPNLDLDAILSMEPASTEQEHDQTSSVTEVSRTVNDRFHPDRFSVASSQYATDDSGFVESKELCGRGSSSGANCTGGDNNNDWKLSDQNLQEAAAAAAAAVAVGAGDSAESLLRSALQGKLYTGPTQVVSSSSPSTQGSTISMPVTSNAGLQIVSDQQPQQQQQQPQQQQAQQQQQDESMHTCTDEDLLLSQLDQTTYRPGDYEKLKSIANEVVESYCSLEPVCNVSATTTVMYTLDPTSGSLGTITLPADLGQVSTVTVVTAAQQDVLQQQAAPRTEVEQQQSTNQLQITPSRVVTTKAPKKYCRRTNRNSSNSNAASNGSSGSETGGSTSGTQQGASGGSPGSVQRKERSLHYCSICSKGFKDKYSVNVHIRTHTGEKPFACSLCGKSFRQKAHLAKHYQTHVTQKPSVQQQATGSSTSNSGNSGNPSPSGETSSSTTSSVTNRSQPHQVSVDPAGTACNPPS from the coding sequence ATGGATCTAACGGAGGCATTCGCCCCAGGAGGGGGTGGGGAAGATCTGCCAAAGACCGATTTCTTCGACTTCGTCGTCTCTCCGCCACCGCACTGTGCCTCCACGGACGGCGTGTCCGACGAAGAAAGCTTCCTGCATCGTACCACCTGCAGAAGCATCGGCTACCTCCAGCAAGGTCACGAGGAACACGAAACTAATCGCGAATTGCACAGCTCGCCGTTCATCAAAGAAACCAACAACAACACTCTGACAGCACTACCGCCAGTCTCAACGATCACTGGCTCCCTCAGCCATCATCACCACCATCACCACGTGAGGACGCACCATAGCGCCTGCAACGTTCAACAGAGCAACGAGCAAACACCGATGGATCAGTCGGATTGTGATTATTGGGGCACGGACGAGAGCAAAGAGCAGACCTGTAATATACTCTTGGAAGACCTGAACAAGTACTGTTGGTCGGCCCACGCTAATGCTCAGAGCCACGGGAATGATAACGTGAGCGTCCATCAAGGTTCTAACGAGCATCATCAAGGAGTAGGTCGAGGATGCTCAGCCAACGACAGACAAAATACGGACGGCGCGATTTACACGTTGACCGTGTTGAACAACGAAGCCAACTCTATGGATGCATTGGATTGTTGCAAGAGTCCAGCTCCCACGTCCAGTGATTCTTGGTCTCTGCGACCCAATCTAGACCTGGACGCTATACTGAGCATGGAACCTGCGTCTACCGAGCAGGAACACGATCAGACCAGTAGCGTGACCGAAGTGTCGCGGACAGTCAACGACAGGTTTCATCCAGATCGTTTCTCTGTTGCATCCTCCCAATATGCTACAGACGACAGCGGATTTGTCGAAAGTAAGGAATTATGCGGCCGAGGATCATCCAGTGGCGCTAATTGCACAGGAGGCGATAATAACAACGATTGGAAGCTTTCTGATCAGAATCTGCAGGAAGCTGCGGCCGCAGCTGCGGCTGCTGTCGCGGTTGGTGCAGGTGACTCGGCGGAGAGTCTTCTAAGAAGCGCTCTTCAAGGAAAATTGTACACAGGTCCGACCCAAGTGGTTTCGTCTTCCTCGCCGTCTACTCAAGGATCCACTATATCCATGCCTGTGACGAGCAACGCTGGATTGCAGATAGTGTCCGACCAACAACctcagcaacagcaacaacagccTCAACAACAGCAGGcgcagcaacaacagcaggATGAATCTATGCATACTTGTACCGATGAAGATCTGTTACTGTCCCAGTTAGACCAAACGACCTATCGTCCCGGTGATTACGAGAAGCTGAAGAGCATAGCCAACGAAGTGGTAGAGTCGTACTGCAGTTTGGAGCCCGTTTGCAACGTGTCTGCGACGACAACGGTTATGTACACGCTGGATCCAACCAGTGGGAGTCTGGGAACGATAACTCTTCCCGCGGATCTGGGCCAAGTTAGCACGGTTACGGTAGTGACAGCAGCTCAGCAGGATGTTCTACAGCAACAAGCTGCTCCTCGAACCGAAGTGGAGCAACAACAGTCCACCAACCAGCTTCAAATAACTCCGTCCAGAGTGGTTACAACTAAAGCTCCGAAAAAGTACTGTCGACGTACCAACAGAAACAGCAGCAACTCGAACGCAGCCAGCAACGGCAGCAGTGGTTCAGAGACCGGTGGAAGCACCAGTGGAACGCAGCAAGGCGCATCCGGCGGTTCTCCAGGCAGCGTCCAACGCAAGGAACGTTCGCTGCACTATTGCAGTATCTGTAGCAAAGGCTTCAAGGACAAATACAGCGTCAACGTTCACATCAGAACTCACACCGGCGAGAAGCCTTTCGCCTGTTCCTTGTGTGGCAAGAGTTTCCGACAGAAGGCGCACTTGGCAAAGCACTATCAGACCCACGTGACGCAGAAGCCCAGTGTCCAGCAGCAAGCGACCGGCAGTAGCACCAGCAACAGCGGAAACAGTGGGAATCCCAGTCCATCCGGCGAAACGAGTAGCTCGACGACGAGCAGCGTGACAAATAGGAGTCAACCGCACCAAGTGTCTGTCGATCCAGCGGGGACCGCATGTAATCCACCCAGTTAG